Proteins from one Terriglobus tenax genomic window:
- a CDS encoding FAD-linked oxidase C-terminal domain-containing protein → MLSAQILSEFRQIVGPRGLITAQNQLQTYECDGLTAFREAPAAVLLPETTEQVQAILRLCTRHKVPFVARGAGTGLSGGALPTPGSVVITFSRMTRILNIDYANHQVTVQPGVINANVTAAVAGAGFFYAPDPSSQTVCTLGGNVAENAGGAHCLKYGFTVTHVLEAKVVLPSGELVTLGGKTPDAPGYDLLGVFIGSEGTLGIATEMTLRIVRKPEAVQVLLAAFDSIQAAAQTVSDIIAAGLLPSAMEIMDRLSIVAAEAAVHPHYPMCDGLLIVEVDGPLAEVKLQAAQVLELCRKNGATETRHAVDEADRLLIWKGRKAAFAAAGRLSPNYIVQDGVIPRTALPVVLDKIGQMAKAEKLRVTNVFHAGDGNLHPIVLYNRENPGEEDRAIDLSMRILDLCVETGGSITGEHGVGREKQCSMSYMYAPVDLETMQRVRRAFDPENLANPEKLFPTPRLCGEQSRGHYVPHPVEASGIAEVF, encoded by the coding sequence ATGCTTTCCGCACAGATTCTTTCCGAATTTCGCCAGATTGTTGGGCCGCGCGGCCTGATTACCGCCCAGAACCAGTTGCAGACCTATGAGTGCGACGGCCTGACGGCGTTTCGCGAGGCTCCCGCGGCGGTTCTGCTGCCGGAGACGACGGAGCAGGTGCAGGCGATTCTGCGGCTGTGCACGCGGCACAAGGTGCCGTTTGTGGCGCGCGGCGCGGGCACGGGCCTTTCGGGCGGAGCGCTGCCCACGCCGGGGTCGGTGGTGATTACCTTCTCGCGCATGACCAGGATTCTGAACATTGACTATGCCAACCACCAGGTAACGGTGCAGCCGGGCGTGATCAACGCCAACGTGACGGCGGCGGTGGCAGGAGCGGGATTCTTTTATGCGCCCGATCCGTCGTCGCAGACAGTGTGCACGCTGGGCGGCAATGTGGCGGAGAATGCCGGTGGAGCGCACTGCCTGAAGTACGGATTCACAGTGACCCATGTGCTGGAGGCCAAGGTGGTGCTGCCGAGCGGTGAGCTGGTGACGCTGGGCGGGAAGACCCCGGACGCTCCCGGCTATGACCTGCTGGGGGTCTTCATCGGTAGCGAGGGCACGCTGGGCATTGCGACGGAGATGACGCTGCGCATTGTCCGCAAGCCGGAGGCGGTGCAGGTGCTGCTGGCGGCGTTTGACTCGATCCAGGCGGCGGCGCAGACGGTGAGCGACATTATTGCGGCGGGCCTGTTGCCGTCGGCGATGGAGATTATGGACCGGCTGTCGATTGTGGCGGCGGAGGCTGCGGTGCATCCGCACTACCCCATGTGCGATGGGCTGCTGATCGTGGAAGTAGATGGACCGCTGGCCGAGGTGAAGCTGCAGGCGGCGCAGGTACTGGAGCTATGCCGCAAGAACGGTGCGACCGAGACCCGCCACGCAGTGGATGAGGCCGACCGGCTGCTGATCTGGAAGGGGCGCAAGGCGGCGTTTGCGGCAGCAGGGCGGCTGAGCCCGAACTACATTGTGCAGGACGGCGTGATTCCGCGGACGGCTCTGCCCGTGGTGCTGGACAAGATTGGACAGATGGCGAAGGCGGAGAAGCTGCGGGTGACCAATGTCTTCCATGCCGGGGACGGCAACCTGCATCCAATTGTGCTGTACAACCGCGAGAATCCGGGCGAGGAAGATCGCGCGATTGATCTGTCGATGCGCATTCTTGACCTGTGCGTAGAGACCGGCGGGTCGATTACGGGTGAGCACGGTGTTGGCCGCGAGAAGCAGTGCAGCATGAGCTACATGTACGCTCCGGTGGACCTGGAGACGATGCAGCGGGTACGGCGTGCGTTTGATCCTGAAAACCTGGCGAACCCGGAAAAGCTGTTCCCGACTCCGAGACTATGCGGCGAGCAGAGCCGCGGGCACTACGTGCCGCACCCGGTGGAAGCATCGGGCATTGCGGAGGTGTTTTAG
- a CDS encoding FAD-binding oxidoreductase: protein MAELLEHLKPLVGEEHIAVREGVVVVSPKNTSEVAAVLGFADRHGVKVRPVGGRTKLGWGAACEAQIELSLLRLNRVVDHPWQDLTCTVQAGCTWQALEDTLARHGQFVALDALWPEKATVGGVCATNDSGALRHRYGSLRDQVLGMTIVLADGTIAKTGGRVVKNVAGYDLPKLMVGSMGTLAVITEVTFRLYSLPLHSRSFTVAADTAAKLAPLMQAIRDSHLAVQVLQMRGDASGFALDVEINAHPDAGQDAMLAEIVVKNGLSLQPGFWLYAERDKLWEHERLILKATIRPNDLASYAQEIVDKDGSFVAQSIGIVYAAFARDETTVRLAEEFRYHLDLQGGTSTVLKGNSEMDPVVGMSNIGPLMQAIKVQFDANNTLNPLVNQTSSQPAI from the coding sequence GTGGCGGAGTTGCTGGAGCATCTGAAGCCTTTGGTAGGCGAAGAGCATATTGCGGTCCGCGAGGGCGTGGTGGTGGTCTCGCCGAAGAACACCAGCGAGGTGGCCGCGGTGCTTGGCTTTGCGGACCGGCATGGGGTGAAGGTGCGCCCGGTGGGTGGACGCACGAAGCTGGGCTGGGGCGCAGCGTGCGAGGCACAGATCGAGCTATCCCTGCTGCGGCTGAACCGGGTGGTGGATCATCCATGGCAGGATTTGACCTGCACGGTACAGGCAGGATGCACGTGGCAGGCGCTGGAGGATACGCTGGCGCGGCACGGGCAGTTTGTGGCGCTGGATGCGCTATGGCCGGAGAAAGCGACCGTGGGCGGCGTATGCGCGACGAATGATTCGGGTGCGCTGCGGCACCGGTATGGATCGCTACGCGACCAGGTGCTGGGTATGACGATTGTGCTGGCAGACGGCACCATTGCAAAGACCGGCGGGCGCGTGGTGAAGAATGTGGCTGGGTATGACCTGCCGAAGTTGATGGTGGGGTCGATGGGGACGCTCGCCGTGATCACCGAGGTGACCTTCCGGTTGTACTCGCTGCCGTTGCACAGCAGGAGCTTTACGGTTGCCGCAGATACTGCCGCGAAGCTGGCTCCGTTGATGCAGGCGATTCGCGATAGTCACCTGGCGGTGCAGGTGCTGCAGATGCGTGGAGATGCGAGCGGGTTTGCGCTGGATGTGGAGATCAATGCGCATCCGGATGCAGGGCAGGATGCGATGCTGGCAGAAATTGTAGTGAAGAATGGCCTTTCGTTACAGCCGGGGTTCTGGCTTTACGCGGAACGTGACAAGCTGTGGGAACACGAAAGGCTGATTCTGAAGGCGACAATTCGGCCGAATGATCTCGCCAGCTACGCGCAGGAGATTGTTGATAAAGACGGAAGCTTTGTGGCCCAGTCAATCGGCATTGTGTATGCCGCCTTTGCCCGGGATGAGACCACTGTCCGGCTGGCTGAAGAGTTCCGCTATCATCTCGATCTGCAGGGCGGCACGAGTACGGTACTGAAGGGAAATTCCGAGATGGATCCGGTCGTGGGTATGAGCAATATCGGCCCGTTGATGCAGGCGATCAAAGTTCAGTTCGACGCGAACAATACTCTCAACCCGCTGGTGAACCAGACATCCAGCCAACCAGCCATCTAG
- a CDS encoding heterodisulfide reductase-related iron-sulfur binding cluster has translation MSNFHQIEAAPKPSAFDGHHPPQKDLLADCVHCGFCLPACPTYVLWGEEMDSPRGRIYMMAKAAQGEAELDQNFRQHMDNCLGCMACMTACPSGVQYNKLIEDTRAQVERHIPRSTDDSLFRKMLFATFPHPARLRMMAYPMLAYQRLGLQKLVRATGLLKLLPKRLQAMEALLPRVPDSLFHSLPTSVAATSHPANQPSSPPSNPPRVGMLTGCVQQVFFQHVNEATARVLAAEGCEVVIPESQQCCGALMVHTGVEEEAMRMARQMIAQFEAAKVDYIAINAAGCGSTMKEYGYILRDDPQWAERAAVFSAKCRDISEILTMLPLRSERHPLPLRVAYQDACHLRHAQGIHAEPRTLLRGIPGLDLREVPEANLCCGSAGIYNLVQPEPAEVLGDRKVDNLLSTEAEALISANPGCLLQLQAGLRRRGHAEIPTFHMVELLDASIRNIPAEELLHRRA, from the coding sequence ATGTCCAATTTTCACCAGATCGAAGCCGCTCCCAAGCCCTCCGCCTTTGACGGGCATCATCCTCCGCAGAAGGATCTGCTGGCCGACTGCGTTCACTGCGGTTTCTGCCTGCCTGCCTGTCCTACGTATGTGTTGTGGGGCGAGGAGATGGATTCGCCGCGTGGGCGTATTTACATGATGGCCAAGGCGGCGCAGGGTGAGGCGGAGCTGGACCAGAACTTCCGTCAGCATATGGACAACTGCCTGGGGTGCATGGCCTGCATGACGGCGTGTCCTTCAGGCGTGCAGTACAACAAGCTGATTGAGGACACGCGGGCGCAGGTGGAGCGGCATATTCCGCGCTCGACGGATGATTCCCTCTTCAGGAAGATGCTGTTTGCTACATTTCCGCACCCGGCGCGGCTGCGGATGATGGCGTATCCCATGCTGGCGTATCAGAGGCTGGGATTGCAGAAACTGGTACGGGCGACGGGGTTGCTGAAGCTGCTCCCGAAGCGGTTGCAGGCAATGGAAGCGTTGTTGCCCCGGGTTCCGGATTCGTTGTTTCATTCGCTGCCAACAAGTGTTGCTGCTACCAGTCATCCGGCCAACCAGCCATCTAGCCCACCCTCCAACCCACCCCGCGTGGGCATGCTTACCGGCTGCGTACAGCAGGTCTTCTTTCAGCATGTGAATGAGGCGACGGCGCGGGTGTTGGCGGCTGAAGGTTGCGAGGTGGTGATCCCCGAGAGCCAGCAGTGCTGTGGTGCGCTGATGGTGCACACCGGCGTCGAAGAAGAGGCCATGCGGATGGCCAGGCAGATGATTGCCCAGTTTGAAGCGGCGAAGGTGGACTATATCGCCATCAACGCGGCGGGCTGCGGGTCGACGATGAAGGAGTACGGTTACATCCTTCGCGATGATCCGCAATGGGCGGAACGGGCGGCGGTGTTCAGCGCAAAGTGCCGCGATATCTCGGAGATTCTGACGATGCTTCCGTTGCGGAGCGAGCGGCATCCGTTGCCGCTGCGCGTGGCGTACCAGGATGCGTGCCATCTGAGGCATGCGCAGGGCATCCATGCGGAGCCGCGGACGCTGCTGCGGGGCATTCCCGGGCTGGACCTGCGGGAGGTGCCGGAGGCGAACCTGTGCTGCGGGTCGGCGGGCATCTACAACCTGGTGCAACCGGAGCCTGCGGAGGTGCTGGGCGACCGCAAGGTGGACAACCTGCTGTCGACCGAGGCCGAGGCGCTCATTTCGGCGAATCCCGGCTGCCTGCTGCAGTTGCAGGCGGGGCTGCGCCGGCGGGGCCATGCGGAGATTCCCACCTTCCACATGGTGGAGTTGCTGGACGCGAGCATCCGGAATATACCGGCGGAAGAATTGCTGCATCGCCGCGCCTGA
- a CDS encoding sensor domain-containing diguanylate cyclase, whose translation MSRSTGMPRIRSLLPSLTMLVSTFAVTWLTLGLVERANGLLYLWPLTGLQLGLLLPMWQTGWSALLPPLASGAIGIMLGATAAGMPGGAAVMVGLISACDVTLAAWIMSPGILRFDDLKERSKVLRFGIASLVAPLIMGTAAALATIPVTHEPFGRIVTATVLADSLGIAIVLPAILFLTSGEYRDPGKLRPFLLRGTIAGVVFVAMACYAFWQNRNPILYAVFPPMVMMVLAMGLEGATFTGVALTVIGCTATHLHHGPIWLAVGASNEHRMVMMQTFLWVGAATALPVGALLDERRRAERSTNEARSIYQTLLQNAEDMIILSSMDGNRRYISPAVKSLTGWTPEEFMALDRLQTFHPDDRDLAGLVMESMASGKQEHVFRYRMAQKSGGYRWVEAVARAYFDEKTGQVRGYVGTIRDISSLKQYEETWEQERETLTREKQAMAKLAHTDALTVLPNRRAFDDALYMELNRSVAMTVMMIDVDFFKAYNDSYGHQAGDECLRKIARALEGQVGRGNDLVARLGGEEFGVLLPGADLEGARRVADAMLNAVWGLAVEHKASPMGRLSVSIGIASWDDARGRNTALLIQQADRALYVSKRSGKNRITVAGAMPVAV comes from the coding sequence ATGAGCCGATCGACAGGAATGCCGCGCATCCGCAGTCTTCTTCCTTCGTTGACCATGCTCGTATCGACCTTTGCCGTGACGTGGCTCACGCTCGGCCTGGTGGAACGCGCCAATGGGCTGCTTTACCTTTGGCCGTTGACGGGACTGCAGTTAGGGCTGCTGCTGCCGATGTGGCAGACAGGCTGGAGTGCGCTTTTGCCGCCGCTGGCTTCGGGTGCAATCGGGATTATGCTGGGGGCAACGGCGGCTGGCATGCCCGGCGGCGCGGCCGTGATGGTGGGGTTGATCAGCGCGTGCGACGTTACCCTGGCGGCCTGGATCATGAGCCCCGGCATTCTTCGTTTTGATGACCTGAAAGAACGCAGCAAGGTCCTGCGCTTTGGCATCGCCTCCCTGGTGGCTCCACTGATCATGGGGACAGCGGCGGCGCTGGCCACAATCCCGGTAACGCACGAGCCGTTTGGCCGCATTGTGACCGCCACCGTGCTTGCAGACTCGCTGGGGATTGCCATTGTCCTGCCGGCCATTCTCTTTCTGACCAGTGGTGAATATCGCGATCCAGGGAAGCTGCGCCCCTTCCTGCTGCGCGGCACAATCGCCGGGGTCGTCTTTGTTGCGATGGCCTGCTATGCCTTCTGGCAGAACAGAAACCCCATTCTCTACGCGGTCTTTCCGCCGATGGTCATGATGGTGCTGGCGATGGGGCTGGAGGGCGCAACCTTTACCGGTGTGGCGCTGACCGTGATTGGCTGCACCGCAACCCACCTGCACCATGGGCCTATCTGGCTTGCGGTAGGGGCCAGTAACGAGCACCGCATGGTGATGATGCAGACGTTCCTGTGGGTTGGTGCGGCGACTGCGCTGCCCGTCGGCGCGCTGCTGGACGAACGCCGACGGGCGGAGCGCTCCACCAACGAGGCCCGCTCCATTTACCAGACGCTGCTGCAGAATGCCGAGGACATGATCATTCTGTCGTCGATGGATGGAAACCGGAGGTACATTTCGCCGGCGGTGAAGAGCCTGACCGGGTGGACTCCGGAAGAGTTTATGGCGCTGGACCGCCTGCAGACCTTTCATCCGGATGACCGCGACCTGGCCGGCCTGGTGATGGAGAGCATGGCAAGCGGTAAACAGGAACATGTCTTCCGCTATCGCATGGCGCAAAAAAGCGGAGGCTACCGCTGGGTAGAGGCTGTAGCCCGCGCCTACTTTGACGAAAAAACCGGGCAGGTGCGCGGCTATGTGGGAACGATCCGCGATATCTCGTCCCTGAAGCAGTATGAAGAGACCTGGGAGCAGGAGCGCGAGACGCTGACCCGGGAAAAACAGGCCATGGCGAAGCTGGCGCATACAGACGCTCTGACGGTTCTGCCGAATCGCCGCGCGTTTGACGATGCCCTGTATATGGAACTGAACCGCTCCGTTGCCATGACGGTGATGATGATCGACGTGGACTTCTTCAAGGCCTACAACGACAGCTATGGTCACCAGGCCGGAGATGAATGCCTGCGCAAGATTGCGCGTGCCCTGGAGGGCCAGGTGGGGCGCGGCAATGACCTTGTGGCTCGCCTGGGTGGAGAAGAGTTTGGCGTGCTGCTGCCGGGCGCCGATCTGGAGGGCGCTCGCCGCGTGGCGGATGCAATGCTGAACGCCGTGTGGGGACTGGCCGTGGAGCACAAGGCATCCCCCATGGGCCGCCTGAGTGTGAGCATTGGCATTGCAAGCTGGGACGATGCCCGCGGACGGAATACAGCGTTGCTGATCCAGCAGGCGGATCGCGCGTTGTATGTCAGCAAGCGGTCCGGCAAGAACCGCATTACGGTCGCCGGCGCCATGCCGGTCGCCGTTTAG
- a CDS encoding alkaline phosphatase family protein, with translation MRKLGTWCVAALLGASALQGWAQKPVARRVFVFVIDGLRPDQITQEKMPNLYRFQKESAVYLQAHSTLPTVTRVNASTLSTGVYPETHGIVSNSIDAPTLSAKPLNTGSEADLVKMASLQGDRILLKDSLSELLTKQGRKFVVISSGSTGGATLLAPEARHGVATVINGSLGDGKLVAYPQAVDAAVKAKFGQVGSDHGVDSLVWAEKVLHEYVLPELKPDVLFDWMTEPDTSQHRYGVGSPEALHALKMVDENFGESLKVLKALGELETTDVIVTADHGFAGNTGTLIGLKPALEKAGLTAESVGILNDGQTVSFFLREKDDAKKKELIAKLAAALHEDTQVAAVFTRGGGASCKAGTTKGFVPGTMALETAHLCSEKAADLVVTSVWNDGKNPFGEPGKNAFFGMNAMEQKGNGAGHGGFAEWTIHIPMMLRGPDFVTGKELDLPSANIDLPATIAYVVGLSFPQAQGRVLKDGMKGAKVPARPVKGEVRVGDAVLHTTSYGGETYVDSVTK, from the coding sequence ATGCGTAAGTTGGGGACGTGGTGCGTGGCCGCGCTTCTGGGGGCGTCGGCGTTACAGGGTTGGGCACAGAAGCCCGTGGCCAGGCGGGTATTTGTATTTGTGATTGACGGTCTGCGACCGGACCAGATCACCCAAGAGAAGATGCCGAACCTGTACCGCTTCCAGAAGGAGAGCGCCGTGTATCTGCAGGCGCACTCCACGCTGCCGACGGTGACGCGCGTGAATGCATCGACGCTGTCGACGGGCGTGTATCCGGAGACGCATGGCATTGTGTCGAACTCGATCGATGCACCGACGCTTTCGGCCAAGCCGCTGAACACGGGGTCAGAGGCGGACCTGGTGAAGATGGCATCGTTGCAGGGCGATCGTATTCTGCTGAAGGATTCGCTGAGCGAGCTGCTGACGAAGCAGGGCAGGAAGTTTGTGGTCATCAGCTCGGGCTCAACCGGCGGCGCAACGCTGCTGGCTCCGGAGGCTCGTCATGGCGTGGCCACGGTGATCAACGGCAGCCTGGGCGACGGCAAGCTGGTGGCGTATCCGCAGGCGGTGGATGCAGCGGTAAAGGCGAAGTTCGGCCAGGTGGGTTCGGACCACGGGGTGGACTCGCTGGTATGGGCCGAAAAGGTGCTGCATGAGTATGTGCTGCCGGAGCTGAAGCCGGATGTGCTGTTTGACTGGATGACGGAGCCGGATACCTCGCAGCACCGCTATGGTGTCGGTTCGCCGGAGGCTCTGCATGCGCTGAAGATGGTGGATGAGAACTTTGGTGAGTCGTTGAAGGTGCTGAAGGCTTTGGGAGAGCTGGAGACGACGGATGTGATTGTGACCGCCGACCATGGCTTTGCAGGTAATACCGGCACGCTGATTGGGCTGAAGCCGGCACTGGAGAAGGCGGGGCTTACGGCGGAGTCGGTTGGAATTTTGAATGATGGGCAGACGGTTTCGTTCTTCCTGCGCGAGAAGGATGATGCGAAGAAGAAGGAACTGATTGCGAAGCTGGCCGCGGCGTTGCACGAAGATACGCAGGTGGCGGCGGTGTTTACGCGCGGCGGCGGGGCAAGCTGCAAGGCTGGAACGACGAAGGGATTTGTACCGGGAACGATGGCGCTGGAGACGGCGCATCTGTGCAGTGAGAAGGCCGCGGACCTGGTGGTGACCTCGGTCTGGAACGATGGGAAGAATCCGTTTGGCGAGCCCGGGAAGAATGCCTTCTTTGGCATGAATGCGATGGAGCAGAAGGGCAACGGCGCGGGCCATGGCGGATTCGCGGAGTGGACGATCCATATCCCCATGATGCTGCGCGGGCCGGACTTTGTGACGGGCAAGGAGCTGGATCTGCCATCGGCGAATATCGATCTTCCGGCGACGATTGCGTATGTGGTGGGACTTTCCTTCCCGCAGGCGCAGGGGCGGGTGTTGAAGGACGGCATGAAGGGTGCGAAGGTTCCTGCCAGGCCGGTGAAGGGCGAGGTGCGTGTGGGCGATGCGGTGTTACACACGACATCTTATGGTGGCGAGACGTATGTGGATTCTGTGACGAAGTGA
- the aceB gene encoding malate synthase A: MNQSLPGVSINAPLTAAHAEILTPEALAFLVELQRAFNPRRKELLAARVARQARIDSGEKPDFLPETAHIRAGDWRCAPIPADIQDRRVEITGPVDRKMIINALNSGARVFMADFEDSSTPLWNNLLDGQLNLRDAIRRTITFEDAKTGKSYKLNEQPAVLFIRARGWHMVEQHIFVDGEPMSGSIFDFGLYFFHNAKELVARGSGPYFYLPKMESHLEARLWNEIFVKAQGLLGVPQGTIRATVLIETILASFEMDEILYELRDHSAGLNCGRWDYIFSFIKKLAADESIVLPDRGQVTMTTHFMRSYSKLCIKTCHRRQIHAMGGMSAFIPIKSDPVANEKALTQVRADKEREATDGHDGTWVAHPGLVPVALEVFNRVMPQPNQIDKQLPDYTATAADLLQVPTGEITEAGLRQNVAVGLGYVEAWLRGIGCVPLFNLMEDAATAEISRAQLWQWVHHHAKLNDGRAVTVELIDQTIDQVLAELAPTLDEVRKESYDKAAVLMRDLIRAEKFPDFLTLPAYTQVLAEETFA; encoded by the coding sequence ATGAATCAGAGCCTTCCAGGCGTTTCGATCAACGCCCCTCTCACCGCCGCCCACGCCGAAATCCTCACACCGGAAGCGCTCGCGTTCCTGGTGGAGCTGCAACGCGCCTTCAACCCGCGCCGCAAGGAACTGCTCGCCGCACGCGTCGCGCGGCAGGCTCGTATCGACTCCGGCGAGAAGCCCGACTTCCTGCCCGAGACCGCGCACATCCGCGCCGGGGACTGGCGCTGCGCTCCCATCCCGGCCGATATCCAGGACCGTCGCGTCGAGATCACCGGCCCCGTCGACCGCAAGATGATCATCAACGCGCTCAACTCCGGCGCGCGTGTCTTCATGGCCGACTTCGAGGACTCCTCCACACCGTTGTGGAACAACCTGCTCGACGGCCAGCTAAACCTGCGCGACGCTATCCGCCGGACGATCACCTTTGAGGATGCAAAGACGGGCAAGAGCTACAAGCTTAACGAGCAGCCCGCCGTGCTCTTCATCCGCGCCCGCGGCTGGCACATGGTGGAGCAGCACATCTTCGTCGACGGCGAGCCCATGTCCGGCTCCATCTTCGACTTCGGTCTCTACTTCTTCCACAACGCGAAGGAACTGGTCGCGCGCGGCAGCGGTCCCTACTTCTACCTGCCCAAGATGGAGTCGCATCTTGAAGCCCGGCTGTGGAATGAGATCTTTGTGAAGGCGCAGGGCCTGCTCGGCGTGCCGCAGGGCACCATCCGCGCCACGGTGCTGATTGAGACCATCCTCGCCAGTTTTGAGATGGACGAGATTCTTTACGAACTCCGCGATCACTCCGCCGGCCTGAACTGCGGCCGCTGGGATTACATCTTCAGCTTCATCAAGAAGCTGGCCGCCGACGAGTCCATCGTCCTGCCTGACCGTGGGCAGGTCACCATGACCACGCACTTCATGCGCAGCTACTCGAAGCTCTGCATCAAGACCTGCCATCGCCGCCAGATTCACGCCATGGGCGGCATGTCGGCCTTCATCCCGATCAAGAGCGATCCCGTCGCCAATGAGAAAGCGCTGACGCAGGTGCGCGCCGACAAGGAGCGCGAAGCCACCGACGGACACGATGGCACCTGGGTCGCGCACCCGGGGCTCGTGCCGGTCGCGCTTGAGGTCTTCAACCGCGTGATGCCGCAGCCTAACCAGATCGACAAGCAGCTGCCCGACTACACCGCCACCGCCGCCGACCTGCTGCAGGTGCCCACGGGCGAGATCACCGAAGCCGGTCTCCGCCAGAACGTCGCCGTCGGCCTTGGTTACGTGGAAGCCTGGCTGCGCGGCATCGGCTGCGTCCCGCTCTTCAACCTGATGGAAGATGCGGCGACGGCAGAGATCTCCCGCGCGCAGCTCTGGCAGTGGGTGCACCACCACGCGAAGCTGAACGACGGCCGCGCCGTCACGGTGGAGCTGATCGACCAGACCATTGACCAGGTGCTGGCAGAACTCGCACCGACGCTCGACGAAGTCCGCAAAGAAAGCTACGACAAGGCCGCCGTCCTGATGCGCGACCTGATCCGCGCCGAGAAGTTCCCGGACTTCCTCACCCTGCCCGCCTACACGCAGGTGCTGGCCGAAGAAACCTTCGCATAG
- a CDS encoding DUF2264 domain-containing protein, which yields MNRRQFVAGSGVALAVGMTRGEAVAASAEKNVRGAWIRTVEKTAGPVLTALSQRRLKLQMPVECKPGQEESRRQCTYLEALGRTLCGIAPWLESGGDAGRYPELAREAIAAGVDPASPDYLNFGTTAQSLVDAAFLALGILRAPVELNQKLPAKVKEQLITALEKTRVQKAGMNNWLLFAATVEAAIAVLGGKWLKAPVELALTRHREWYLGDGVYGDGPHFHADYYDSFVIHPFLLAVLESPVGEVDKDLELTEVELQRAMRYAAIQERMIGRDGTWPVVGRSIAYRCGAFHLLAEMARRQHLPQHVSPAQVRGALTAAMNVSLGARGSYDAKGWLTIGLAGHQPGLGEPYISTGSLYLCLEAFLPLGLTDRAPFWSDVAEDWTAKKAWAGVDMPADHAVDG from the coding sequence ATGAATCGACGGCAGTTTGTGGCGGGTTCGGGCGTTGCGCTGGCGGTGGGGATGACACGGGGCGAGGCAGTTGCGGCCTCCGCGGAGAAGAACGTGCGCGGAGCGTGGATCAGGACCGTGGAAAAGACTGCCGGGCCGGTGCTGACTGCGCTGAGTCAGCGACGCCTGAAGCTACAGATGCCGGTGGAATGCAAGCCGGGGCAGGAGGAGAGCCGCCGCCAGTGCACCTATCTTGAGGCACTGGGGCGTACGCTGTGTGGCATCGCTCCGTGGCTGGAGAGCGGTGGCGATGCTGGGCGCTATCCCGAACTGGCGCGGGAGGCGATTGCCGCCGGGGTCGATCCCGCCTCGCCGGATTACCTGAACTTCGGCACCACGGCCCAATCCCTGGTGGACGCGGCGTTTCTAGCCCTGGGCATTCTGCGCGCACCGGTGGAGTTGAACCAGAAGCTGCCCGCGAAGGTGAAGGAGCAGCTCATCACCGCTCTTGAAAAAACGCGTGTACAGAAGGCCGGAATGAACAACTGGCTGCTGTTCGCCGCCACGGTAGAGGCCGCTATCGCTGTGCTGGGTGGCAAGTGGCTGAAGGCTCCGGTGGAACTGGCGCTGACCAGGCACAGGGAGTGGTACCTGGGTGACGGCGTCTATGGCGACGGACCGCACTTTCACGCGGACTACTACGACAGCTTTGTGATTCACCCCTTCCTGCTGGCCGTGCTGGAGAGCCCTGTGGGCGAGGTGGACAAGGACCTGGAGCTGACCGAAGTGGAGCTGCAGCGGGCGATGCGGTACGCCGCCATCCAGGAGCGCATGATTGGCCGCGACGGAACGTGGCCTGTGGTGGGGCGGTCGATTGCATACCGCTGCGGCGCCTTTCACCTGCTGGCAGAGATGGCCCGGCGCCAGCACCTGCCGCAGCATGTATCGCCCGCACAGGTGCGCGGCGCGTTGACGGCGGCGATGAACGTCTCGCTGGGTGCGCGTGGCAGCTATGACGCGAAGGGGTGGCTGACAATTGGGCTGGCCGGACATCAGCCAGGGCTGGGAGAGCCGTATATCTCTACCGGAAGCCTGTACCTGTGCCTGGAGGCGTTTCTGCCGCTGGGGCTGACGGACCGTGCCCCCTTCTGGAGCGATGTCGCGGAAGACTGGACAGCGAAGAAGGCGTGGGCGGGCGTGGATATGCCGGCGGACCATGCTGTGGATGGATAA